The genome window GTCGTCGACGACGACGACCGCCGCGGTTCCGAGACCGAGACACCCGGCCTTGCCCGGACCGTTGAAGTCGAGCGGCGTATCGAGTTCGCTCGCCGACAGGAATCCCATGCTGATCCCGCCGGGGACGACCGCCTTCGCCTTCCGCCCCTTCCAGACGCCGCCGGCGTGGTTGTCGATCAGCTCCCGGGCGGTGATCCCGAGCGGGACTTCCACGCAGCACGGGTTGTTGACGTGCCCGGCGACGGTGTAGAGCTTGGGGCCGAGGCTGCCGGGATCGCGCGGGTTGTTCGGGTCCGGCTGGACGCCGATCGAGCGGAACCACTCCTTGCCGCGGGAGACGATGTGCGTCACGCAGCAGAGCGTTTCGACGTTGTTGACGATCGTCGGCTTGCGGAACAGCCCTTCGATGGCGGGGAACGGGGGCTTGATCCGCGGCCAGGCCCGCTTCCCTTCCAGGCTCTCGATGAGGCCGGTCTCTTCGCCGCAGATGTAGGCAGCCGCCCCGCGGTGCAGGACGATGTCGAGGTCGAAGCCCTTGCCGAAGATGTTCTTGCCGAGGATCCCGGCGGCGTAGCACTCCTTGATCGCCGCATCGAGGACGCGGTAGCTGCGGCCGTACTCGTACCGCAGGTAGAGGTAGGCGCTCTTGGAGCGGATCGCGTGGCAGGCGATCGCGATCCCTTCGATGAGCTGGTGCGGGTCCTGCTCCATCAGGATTCGGTTGTTGAACGTCCCCGGCTCCGACTCGTCGGCGTTGATGCAGAGGTAGATCGGTCCCGGGTGATCCTTCGGCAGGAAGGTCCACTTGAGCCCGGTCGGGAAGCCGGCGCCGCCGCGGCCGCGAAGCCCCGAGTCCTTCACGAGGTTCGTCACGTCCGCCGGGGACATGTCGAGCGCCTTCTTGAGCGCCTCGTAGCCGCCATCCCGCTGGTACGTCTCCAGCTTGTGGCTGTCAGGCTTGTTGATCCGGGCGAGAAGAACGGGTTCGAAGGTGGGCACGGGCGTCTCAAATCTACGAAGTCGATCGGTCCGGGCGGACGAGCGAGGCGGCTACAAGATGATGTATTGCGGCGAGGGACTCAAGGTGTGCAGGGGCATTCCCAGAACGTGTGAACGATCCCGCTATTTCCGCTCGGAAGGAGATGCGGTCGAGGGACTTGCATCCAGCGCCGCTTCGATTTCGTCAGGCGATTTCCAGACCGGGGAGCCGTTCTCCCAGACGACCATCGGGAGGCGATACGCCTGATGTAGCCGGATGGCCGGGAGGAGGGCCTTGGCAAAATGATCGGGGAGGGTCCGCGGATCGAACGTCCGATTCATGGCAAGTTCTCCGATCCGTAAGACGCGACGAGTGCGGACCAGAGCGCCTCGTCCCGCACATCGTGAGGAGTGGCGGCCGCTCCTGCCGCAATCACTCGAAGTGATCCACCGACGGAATTGTCGACGACGGTCCAGCGATCGGCAATCGGGAGGTACAGCCGAAACAGGTTCCGCAGTCCGAGCTCATATCTTCGACGAACGACATCGACCGGGATGTCGTGGCCGCCCAGACGGACCCGGTCTGCGACTCGCTGGATGGCCAACTCGGGGGAAGGGAGCCACACGAACAGCAGTTCGACCTGGTACCCCGCGGTCCTGAGCGATCTCAGCCAGGGAGCGTAGGAACGCGTCGCCAGAGTCGTCTCGAAAGCGAACGACGCCCGGTGAGACGCCAGTTCCTCCAGCCTCCGGAGCATCAATCGCCCGGCCTGGAGCGCCGCACTCGCCGGATCGAAGCCCGAGAGCCCCCGGGCAATCTCATCCGCATTCACAAAGTCCCGGAGCTGAAATCCGTCTCGAGCAATCGCCGGAGCCAACGTCGATTTGCCCGCGCCATTCGGCCCGGCAATCACGACGGCAAGCGGCGCGGGCTCGCTCATTTCAGCTCGTCGATCACCTTCGCCGCGGAGTTGACGTCGAGGTTCATGTGGCAGTCTTCATCCACAAGGGCACAGGGGGCTCCTTCGCAGGCTCCCAGGCACTCGGCGAACTCCAGCGTGAACTTGCCGTCCGCGGTCGTCTCACCGGGATGGACGTGGTACTTGTCGCAGATCTGGCCGAGAAGCTCTTCGCCGCCGCGGAGCGCACAGGAGATGCTGCGGCAGACCCAGACCCGGTGCCGTCCCAGCGGATTCTTCTCATCCTTGAAGAACTGGTAGAAGGTCATCGTGTCGTGAACTTCGGAGGGATGCAGCTCCAGAAGTTCGGCGATCTCGCGGATCGCCTCGGTCGACACGCACCGCTGGGCGTCGTGCACGAGGTGCAGGGCCGGCAGCGTTACCGCCCGCTTGTTCGGGTACTTGGGAAAGTGAGCCCGGATCTGCTCGCGAAGTTCTTCAGTGAGGACAGGCATGGGAGCGGGTGGGCGGGGGCAGGGGCCGTTGGGGGTTGTGCGTCGATCGTGGTGAGCCGAGCGTCGCCTTGGCTGTTCGCTGAACCGGAACGGGAAAGCCTGAGCGTATCCCACGCTCAACACTCGTCCCAAGCGATCAGCGATCCAGTTCTGCCGCGATGATATTGAGACTCCCCAGCACGGCGACGACGTCGCTGAGCATGTGGTCCTTGATCATGTGCGGGAAGATCCCGAAGTGGATGTACGACGGCGGCCGGGTTCGGGCACGGTAGGCGCACGTGCCGTCCTGGCCGACGAGGTAGTAACCGAGCTCTCCATTCGGCGATTCGGTCGCGGCGTAGATCTCTTCCTTCGGCACGTCATAGCCGCGGTTCGGCATGATGACTTCGAAGTGCTGGATCAGGCCTTCGATGCTGCGGTAGACCGCCGGCTTGGCCGGAAGGACCGCCTTGGTCCCGGCATCGACGTTGACCGGGCCGCCCGGAACGTTCGCCAGGAGCTGGTTAAGAATCTTGATGCTCTCGGACATCTCCTCCATGCGGACGAGGAACCGGGCATAGCAGTCCCCGCCGTCGGCACAGACGACCTTGAAATCGAGGTCCTTGTACAGGAGGTACGGCTCGTCCTTGCGGAGGTCGCGGACGACGCCGCTGGCGCGGGCCACCGGGCCGGTGGCGCTGAAGCTGATCGCGTCTTCCTTGCTGAGGTAGCCGACCCCCTTGGTCCGGTCGATGAAGATCCGGTTCCGGGTCAGGAGGCGATGGACCTCGGCGTGCGTCTTCGGGAATTCCTTGACGAACTTCCGGACGCGGTCGATCCAGTCGTTGTTGACGTCGAACATGACGCCGCCGACGCGGGTGTAGCTGGTGTGGAACCGCTGCCCCGAGGCGTATTCGACGAGGTTGTAGATCTGCTCCCGCTGCTCGAAGCAGTACAGGAACGCCGTGAAGGCCCCCAGGTCGAGACCGGTGGTCCCGATGTTTAGGAGATGGTCCTGGATCCGCATCAGCTCGGCCAGCACCGTCCGCAGCCAGGTGCAGCGGGCGGTCAGCTCGATCCCCAGCAGCTTCTCGACCGCATGGTGCCACGAAATCTCGTTGGCCATCGGCGAGATGTAGTTCATCCGATCGACGATCGTCACATACTGGTTGAAGTCCAGATGTTCGCCGAGCTTTTCGAACCCGCTATGGAGATAGCCGATGTGGGGAACGGCGTTGACGACGCGCTCGCCATCGAGCGTCAGCACCAGCCGGAGCGTGGTGTGGGTGGCCGGATGCTGAGGACCGAAGTTCAGCGTCCAGTGGTATTCCTTGTCCTGGGCTTCCGCCTGCAGGAGGTCGACGGCGGTCAACGGCATCGTACGCGGACCTGATGAAAGGGGTGGGAGGCCAGAGGTTGCGAACGGCCGGCCACAAAAAAGCCGAGCGGCGACAAACCTTTTGCCGCCGCGGAGGA of Planctomyces sp. SH-PL14 contains these proteins:
- the nuoF gene encoding NADH-quinone oxidoreductase subunit NuoF; translated protein: MPTFEPVLLARINKPDSHKLETYQRDGGYEALKKALDMSPADVTNLVKDSGLRGRGGAGFPTGLKWTFLPKDHPGPIYLCINADESEPGTFNNRILMEQDPHQLIEGIAIACHAIRSKSAYLYLRYEYGRSYRVLDAAIKECYAAGILGKNIFGKGFDLDIVLHRGAAAYICGEETGLIESLEGKRAWPRIKPPFPAIEGLFRKPTIVNNVETLCCVTHIVSRGKEWFRSIGVQPDPNNPRDPGSLGPKLYTVAGHVNNPCCVEVPLGITARELIDNHAGGVWKGRKAKAVVPGGISMGFLSASELDTPLDFNGPGKAGCLGLGTAAVVVVDDQTSMVDVLYNCCRFFAHESCGQCTPCREGTNWMTRILERIRSGQGEMRDLDLLTEVAGSMGIIPGTTICGLSDGAAWPVKNAIQKFRGDFEEYIRNGKKSVTPYPVGAH
- a CDS encoding zeta toxin family protein, coding for MSEPAPLAVVIAGPNGAGKSTLAPAIARDGFQLRDFVNADEIARGLSGFDPASAALQAGRLMLRRLEELASHRASFAFETTLATRSYAPWLRSLRTAGYQVELLFVWLPSPELAIQRVADRVRLGGHDIPVDVVRRRYELGLRNLFRLYLPIADRWTVVDNSVGGSLRVIAAGAAATPHDVRDEALWSALVASYGSENLP
- a CDS encoding NAD(P)H-dependent oxidoreductase subunit E codes for the protein MPVLTEELREQIRAHFPKYPNKRAVTLPALHLVHDAQRCVSTEAIREIAELLELHPSEVHDTMTFYQFFKDEKNPLGRHRVWVCRSISCALRGGEELLGQICDKYHVHPGETTADGKFTLEFAECLGACEGAPCALVDEDCHMNLDVNSAAKVIDELK
- the nuoD gene encoding NADH dehydrogenase (quinone) subunit D, whose protein sequence is MPLTAVDLLQAEAQDKEYHWTLNFGPQHPATHTTLRLVLTLDGERVVNAVPHIGYLHSGFEKLGEHLDFNQYVTIVDRMNYISPMANEISWHHAVEKLLGIELTARCTWLRTVLAELMRIQDHLLNIGTTGLDLGAFTAFLYCFEQREQIYNLVEYASGQRFHTSYTRVGGVMFDVNNDWIDRVRKFVKEFPKTHAEVHRLLTRNRIFIDRTKGVGYLSKEDAISFSATGPVARASGVVRDLRKDEPYLLYKDLDFKVVCADGGDCYARFLVRMEEMSESIKILNQLLANVPGGPVNVDAGTKAVLPAKPAVYRSIEGLIQHFEVIMPNRGYDVPKEEIYAATESPNGELGYYLVGQDGTCAYRARTRPPSYIHFGIFPHMIKDHMLSDVVAVLGSLNIIAAELDR